The Enhydrobacter sp. sequence CCGTGTCATGAAGCCCGAGGAGTCCGCCACGACTGGCGCCGATCTGTTGGTGAAAGCCCTGATCGACGAGGAAGTCGAGGTCGTCTTCGGCTATCCAGGCGGCGCGGTCCTTCCGATCTACGACTCGCTCTTCAAGCAGAACCGGCTGCGCCACATCCTCGTGCGCCACGAGCAGGCGGCGGTGCATGCGGCCGAGGGCTATGCCCGTTCGACCGGGAAGGTGGGCGTGGTGCTGGTGACGTCCGGCCCGGGCGCGACCAATGCCGTGACCGGGCTCACCGACGCGCTGATGGACTCGATCCCTGTCGTCTGCCTCACCGGCCAGGTGCCGACGCACCTGATCGGCAACGATGCCTTCCAGGAAGCCGACACGACCGGCATCACGCGTCCCTGCACCAAGCACAATTATCTGGTGAAGGCGGTGGGCGATCTCGCACGCACGGTCCATGAGGCGTTCTACGTGGCGCGGTCGGGCCGGCCCGGCCCGGTCGTGATCGACCTGCCCAAGGACGTGCTGATGAACAGGCACGAGTACGAAGCGCCCAAGAAGCCGGTGCAGCACAAGAGCTATCGCCCGCAGGTGAAGCCCGACCCGAGGAAGATCGAGCAGGCGATCGACCTGATCGCGGCAGCCAAGCGCCCGGTCTTCTATACCGGGGGCGGCGTCATCAATTCGGGCCCCAAAGCCAGCAAGCTGCTGGCGCAGTTCGTGCGGCTGACCGGCTATCCCATCACCAACACGCTGATGGGGCTCGGCGCCTTCCCGGCCTCGGACAAGCAGTTCCTTGGCATGCTCGGCATGCATGGGACCTACGAGGCGAACCTCGCCATGTACAATTGCGACGTGCTGATCGATATCGGCGCGCGCTTCGACGATCGCATCACCGGCAAGCTCGCCGAGTTCTCGCCGAAGTCGAAGAAGATCCATGTCGATATCGATCCCAGCTCGATCAACAAGAACGTGCGCGTCGACCTGCCGATCGTGGGCGACGCCGCGCATGTGCTGGAAGAGCTGATCCGCGTCTGGAAGGCCCGGCAGCCGCGCACCGACCAGAAGGCGTTGAAGGCGTGGTGGGCGGAGATCGAGAAATGGCGCGGCCGCAACTGCCTCGCCTACAAGCAGGACAAGGAAACGATCAAGCCGCAATACGCGCTCGAGCGCCTCTACCACCACATCAAGGACCGCGACCACTACATCACCACCGAGGTCGGCCAGCACCAGATGTGGGCGGCGCAGTTCCTGAAGTTCGAGCAGCCCAACCACTGGATGACCTCGGGCGGACTCGGCACCATGGGCTACGGCTTTCCGGCGGCGATCGGCGTGCAGATCGCCCACCCCGATTCGCTGGTGATCGACGTCGCCGGCGAGGCCTCGATCATGATGAACATCCAGGAACTCTCCACCGTGGCGCAGTACCAGCTTCCGGTGAAGATCTTCGTGCTCAACAACCAGTACATGGGCATGGTGCGGCAGTGGCAGGAGCTGCTGCACGGCGGCCGCTACTCCGAGAGCTACATGGAATCGCTGCCCGACTTCGTGAAGCTCGCCGACGCGTTCGGCGCGGTCGGCCTGCGGACCGGCAATCCGGCCGAGCTCGACGGGGTCATCCAGGAGATGATCAAGATCAGGAAGCCGGTCATCGTCGACGTACTGGTCGACAAGGCCGAGAACTGCTTCCCGATGATCCCTTCGGGAGCGGCGCACTACGACATGCTGCTGGGTCCGAACGACCGCGCGGAGAAGCCGGTGTCGGAGGAAGGGATGGTGCTGGTGTGAGCGCCGTCGAGACGGCCTCGCGCCATACCATCTCCATCCTCGTCGACAACGAACCCGGCATCCTGGCAAGGGTGGTCGGCTTGTTCTCCGGCCGCGGCTACAACATCGAGAGCCTCACGGTCGCCAGGACCAACGAGAAGGAGAACCTTTCGCGCATCACCATCGTCACCGC is a genomic window containing:
- a CDS encoding acetolactate synthase 3 large subunit, with protein sequence MKPEESATTGADLLVKALIDEEVEVVFGYPGGAVLPIYDSLFKQNRLRHILVRHEQAAVHAAEGYARSTGKVGVVLVTSGPGATNAVTGLTDALMDSIPVVCLTGQVPTHLIGNDAFQEADTTGITRPCTKHNYLVKAVGDLARTVHEAFYVARSGRPGPVVIDLPKDVLMNRHEYEAPKKPVQHKSYRPQVKPDPRKIEQAIDLIAAAKRPVFYTGGGVINSGPKASKLLAQFVRLTGYPITNTLMGLGAFPASDKQFLGMLGMHGTYEANLAMYNCDVLIDIGARFDDRITGKLAEFSPKSKKIHVDIDPSSINKNVRVDLPIVGDAAHVLEELIRVWKARQPRTDQKALKAWWAEIEKWRGRNCLAYKQDKETIKPQYALERLYHHIKDRDHYITTEVGQHQMWAAQFLKFEQPNHWMTSGGLGTMGYGFPAAIGVQIAHPDSLVIDVAGEASIMMNIQELSTVAQYQLPVKIFVLNNQYMGMVRQWQELLHGGRYSESYMESLPDFVKLADAFGAVGLRTGNPAELDGVIQEMIKIRKPVIVDVLVDKAENCFPMIPSGAAHYDMLLGPNDRAEKPVSEEGMVLV